From a single Candidatus Poribacteria bacterium genomic region:
- a CDS encoding cytochrome P460 family protein, producing the protein MLKVHIALIALLIACVAFMSCDRGQKMLQPVADDMMAADDMMKMMTDMMDSTMYMSWASVELPAPTMTVAEAAAAMNAAGTGAAHGEGTRTAYINDIGAMANMDGTAYPAGTIIVKTIMDDANTFVAKKAVMTKTDDPMYADHNGWMYVKYARSSADGEYMMVGGGSLENSMGCHGCHAKADNDSVFVSFSMDDMMDEMDDMDDANGGAADEGNANGGDVQ; encoded by the coding sequence ATGTTAAAAGTTCATATAGCCTTGATTGCGCTCTTAATTGCTTGTGTCGCCTTCATGTCTTGCGACCGGGGCCAGAAAATGTTACAACCGGTTGCTGACGATATGATGGCTGCTGACGATATGATGAAGATGATGACGGATATGATGGATTCGACAATGTACATGTCGTGGGCGAGCGTTGAGCTTCCTGCACCGACGATGACCGTAGCGGAAGCTGCTGCTGCCATGAATGCTGCCGGAACCGGTGCCGCACACGGCGAAGGCACTCGTACCGCCTATATCAATGACATCGGTGCTATGGCGAACATGGACGGGACAGCTTACCCCGCAGGGACCATCATCGTCAAGACAATTATGGATGATGCCAATACGTTCGTAGCAAAGAAAGCGGTGATGACGAAAACCGACGACCCGATGTATGCCGACCACAACGGTTGGATGTACGTCAAATATGCGCGCTCGTCAGCAGATGGTGAGTATATGATGGTCGGTGGTGGTAGCTTAGAGAATAGTATGGGATGCCATGGATGCCACGCCAAAGCCGATAACGACAGTGTCTTCGTCTCATTCTCCATGGATGACATGATGGATGAGATGGACGATATGGACGATGCCAATGGCGGCGCGGCAGATGAGGGCAACGCTAATGGCGGCGATGTCCAATAG
- a CDS encoding tetratricopeptide repeat protein codes for MRCNLPRKRDTGRKNTTGWGPFVIVTLLFMLAALASGDDIADYPKEFQKQLKDAQHAFQAEDWHEALRLYQALAKKAPDFPIVYIGAGDAAAKLPDYPSAITAFQHALRLLSTHPQGDITISRLQLTVQGKLAAAYHRNKQLDEADTWFQKAVKSAGEDAPVAWYLALGQIETERGNLEQARRYYIVAVQLHPETTAAYNNLGHILLKLNRIDEADAVFREALTQDETLASAAFGRGEIGARRGHYAVAQRFYERAIRYTPDEPIFYKSLADVLRNMGNNGDAEVAEARYRRTLAERYRRQAHWFLEKGQPQNALTPLQKAFETDETFSPALKDYAYVQMQLGKFADAKQMYQRVLTIEPASRQALLHLGMIEDRLGNQAAAVSHYLSLIRHEPDFMDTYVQLANLHERSEDLQASVNALTMGIQHEPTWAPGYLWRGKIYQKQNESSIAETDFRRAIQLAPDVPFPKAALASLLATENRELDEALTLAEIAVKSEDQPTHRATLAFVYYRLNRISDARREIETAFAQAPKNPYILRIRSEILKADP; via the coding sequence ATGCGGTGCAATCTACCTCGAAAACGTGATACAGGGAGAAAAAACACAACTGGATGGGGACCTTTTGTCATTGTTACGCTTCTGTTTATGCTCGCTGCGTTGGCATCTGGAGACGATATAGCGGACTACCCTAAAGAATTCCAGAAGCAGTTGAAAGATGCCCAACATGCATTTCAAGCGGAGGACTGGCACGAGGCACTCCGTTTATATCAGGCACTCGCCAAAAAGGCACCAGATTTTCCGATTGTCTATATCGGCGCGGGAGATGCTGCCGCAAAACTGCCGGATTATCCCTCCGCTATCACTGCTTTCCAACATGCCTTGCGACTCCTTTCAACACACCCCCAAGGTGATATTACAATATCCCGCCTACAACTTACAGTGCAAGGCAAACTCGCTGCTGCATATCATCGCAATAAACAACTCGATGAAGCCGACACATGGTTCCAAAAAGCCGTTAAAAGTGCAGGCGAAGATGCCCCCGTGGCATGGTATCTTGCCTTAGGACAGATTGAAACTGAGCGTGGAAACTTAGAGCAAGCACGCAGATACTATATCGTTGCTGTGCAGCTACATCCAGAAACGACCGCTGCCTACAATAACCTTGGGCACATTCTTCTCAAACTCAACCGTATCGACGAAGCCGATGCCGTATTTCGGGAAGCACTCACGCAAGACGAGACACTTGCAAGTGCCGCCTTCGGGCGCGGTGAAATTGGTGCCAGACGCGGACACTACGCCGTCGCCCAACGTTTCTATGAACGTGCCATCCGATATACCCCAGATGAACCTATCTTTTACAAATCGCTCGCAGATGTTCTCCGTAATATGGGGAACAATGGAGACGCTGAAGTTGCCGAAGCACGTTATCGCCGCACGCTGGCGGAACGCTACCGTCGCCAAGCACACTGGTTCCTTGAAAAAGGACAACCACAGAATGCTTTAACACCCTTACAAAAGGCATTTGAAACGGATGAAACCTTTAGTCCCGCTTTGAAAGATTACGCCTACGTCCAGATGCAACTCGGCAAGTTCGCAGATGCAAAGCAAATGTACCAACGTGTCCTCACGATAGAGCCTGCTTCACGTCAGGCACTTCTGCACCTCGGCATGATAGAAGATAGACTCGGAAACCAAGCCGCAGCGGTTTCACACTATCTCTCGCTTATCCGACACGAACCGGATTTTATGGACACCTACGTTCAACTCGCAAACTTGCACGAGAGGTCGGAGGACTTACAAGCTTCCGTAAACGCGCTCACGATGGGGATACAACACGAACCGACATGGGCACCCGGATACTTGTGGCGTGGAAAGATTTACCAAAAACAGAATGAATCCAGCATAGCAGAAACCGATTTCCGTCGCGCCATTCAACTCGCGCCAGATGTCCCGTTTCCGAAAGCGGCATTAGCGTCGCTACTTGCAACGGAAAATAGGGAACTTGACGAGGCACTCACCCTTGCCGAAATCGCCGTTAAAAGCGAAGACCAACCGACACATCGCGCCACACTTGCTTTCGTCTATTATCGTCTCAACCGAATTTCTGATGCGCGTCGTGAAATTGAAACTGCTTTCGCACAAGCTCCGAAAAACCCCTATATTTTGAGAATTCGGTCAGAAATCCTAAAAGCCGATCCATAG